The Thiomonas sp. FB-Cd genome includes a window with the following:
- a CDS encoding ABC transporter permease, giving the protein MASAANVFHLAVKELRSLWHDTAMLMLMVFAFTASIYTAASSIPETLHRAPLAIVDEDHSALSARIHAAFAPPYFLPPPLISQAEVDPALDAGRYTFVLDIPPNFQRDVVGGRQPVLQLNVDATRMSQAFTGSGYVQAIVNGEIAEFLLSHRTQQTLPVELAIRNRFNPALSQSWFGAIAELINNITMLGIVLTGAALIREREHGTIEHLLAMPVTPFEIMAAKVLSMGLVVLLASTLSLIIVVHGLLAVPLLGSPWLFVGGAALQMFAVTSIGIFIGTVARSMPQMGLLLILVLLPLEMLSGGMTPQESMPKLIRTVMLAAPTTHFVNLSQAILFRGAGLDVVWPSLLAIATIGTIFFLIALALLRWTIGRMT; this is encoded by the coding sequence ATGGCCTCCGCAGCCAATGTCTTCCACCTTGCAGTCAAGGAGCTTCGCAGCCTCTGGCATGACACCGCCATGCTGATGCTGATGGTTTTTGCCTTCACCGCGTCGATCTACACGGCGGCCAGCAGCATCCCCGAGACGCTGCACAGGGCACCGCTGGCGATCGTCGATGAAGATCATTCAGCATTGTCGGCACGCATTCATGCAGCGTTTGCGCCACCCTACTTCCTGCCACCGCCGTTGATCAGCCAGGCTGAAGTGGATCCCGCGCTCGACGCCGGCCGCTACACGTTCGTCCTCGACATTCCGCCAAACTTCCAGCGTGACGTGGTCGGCGGCCGCCAGCCAGTGCTGCAACTCAATGTCGATGCGACGCGCATGTCGCAGGCGTTCACCGGCAGCGGTTATGTCCAGGCGATCGTCAACGGCGAAATCGCCGAGTTCCTGCTGAGCCATCGAACCCAGCAGACGTTACCTGTCGAGCTGGCAATACGCAACCGCTTCAACCCAGCGCTCTCGCAGTCGTGGTTCGGCGCAATCGCCGAACTGATCAACAACATCACGATGCTCGGGATCGTACTGACCGGCGCTGCACTGATCCGTGAACGCGAGCACGGCACTATCGAACACCTGCTGGCGATGCCTGTGACGCCATTCGAGATCATGGCAGCGAAGGTGCTGTCAATGGGCCTTGTCGTGTTGCTCGCCTCGACTCTGTCGCTGATCATCGTCGTGCATGGGCTCTTGGCGGTTCCACTATTGGGTTCGCCTTGGCTGTTTGTCGGCGGTGCCGCGTTACAGATGTTCGCTGTGACTTCGATCGGCATCTTCATCGGAACAGTCGCGCGCTCCATGCCGCAGATGGGTCTTCTTCTCATCCTCGTGCTGTTGCCGCTGGAAATGCTCTCCGGGGGCATGACTCCGCAGGAGAGCATGCCTAAACTGATTCGCACCGTGATGTTGGCTGCACCGACAACGCATTTCGTCAATCTCTCGCAAGCGATCCTCTTCCGCGGAGCCGGATTAGACGTCGTCTGGCCATCCCTTCTCGCCATCGCAACGATTGGCACGATCTTCTTTCTGATCGCGTTGGCACTGCTGCGCTGGACGATTGGGAGAATGACTTGA
- the rbbA gene encoding ribosome-associated ATPase/putative transporter RbbA: MKPTSLSSTAPTSHAHPVASLTGVGLRYGTALALDNVDLSIPAGCIVGLIGPDGVGKSSLLALIAGTRVIQRGHVEVLGCDMANAHQRTGVSERIAYMPQGLGRNLYPTLSVFENLDFFGRLRGYGKAEREQRMHELLAATGLAPFADRAVGKLSGGMKQKLGLCCALLHDPDLLILDEPTTGVDPLSRAQFWALIERVRVSRPAMSVLVATAYMDEAARFEWLVAMDAGRPIATGTPASLRTQAAAQTLEEAFINLLPEPKRRQHHTVVLPPRQQLATVEYAIEATDLTRTFGDFVAVDQVNFRIERGEIFGFIGSNGCGKSTTMKMLTGLLPASSGNVRVFGKEPDPKDLQGRARVGYMTQAFSLYTELTVRQNLELHAKLFRVPAAIRPDRIAEITSRFGLESDLDKHPTELPLGIRQRLSLAVAVIHKPDLLILDEPTSGVDPIARDVFWQHMIDLARTDGVTIFVSTHLMNEASRCDRVALMHAGRVLATGAPQALIAQRAVPSLEQAFVAWITEVEAAAERPPPAPTPVFPLGQASTIRMRPRSAFRRAGIRLLSYSRREALELLRDPLRATMALAGSVILLFIMGYGISLDVENLRYAVLDRDQTALSHEYTHNLAGSRYFIEHAPITDYGQLDQRMRSGELSLAIEIPPNFARDIQRGQHAEIGAWIDAAMPTRAETIDGYIQALHAAWLVEYAKRALGLALPSGAAGIETRFRYNPDVKSLVAMVPAVIPLLLLMIPAMLTSLSVVREKELGSIINFYVTPVSRLEFLLGKQLPYIALAMFNFLLLWAFAVAVFGVPFTGSFAALSTAALLYVTTATAIGLLMSTFLRTQMAAILGTAIGTMLPAAQFSGMLNPISSLEGPAAWVGQIYPTTHFLTISRGTFSKALGFADMGPAFTPLALAIPVLIALSVALLRKQER, from the coding sequence GTGAAACCGACCTCGCTCTCCAGCACAGCTCCCACCTCGCACGCCCATCCGGTCGCGAGCCTGACCGGTGTCGGTTTGCGATACGGTACAGCCCTTGCTCTTGACAACGTTGACCTGAGCATTCCAGCAGGATGCATCGTGGGTCTGATCGGGCCCGACGGCGTTGGCAAATCGAGTCTTCTCGCACTGATTGCTGGAACCCGTGTCATCCAGCGCGGCCATGTCGAGGTGCTTGGCTGCGATATGGCGAATGCGCATCAGCGCACTGGCGTCAGCGAGCGCATCGCATACATGCCGCAAGGGCTAGGCCGGAACCTGTATCCAACCTTGTCGGTATTTGAGAACCTTGACTTTTTTGGCCGGCTCCGTGGATACGGCAAAGCCGAGCGTGAACAACGCATGCACGAACTCCTCGCAGCCACCGGCCTTGCACCGTTCGCCGACCGCGCCGTGGGCAAGCTATCGGGAGGCATGAAGCAAAAGCTCGGTTTGTGCTGTGCGCTTTTGCACGACCCCGATCTCCTCATCCTCGACGAGCCCACAACCGGCGTCGATCCACTCTCACGCGCGCAATTCTGGGCCTTGATCGAACGCGTTCGCGTTTCCCGTCCAGCAATGAGCGTGCTGGTGGCGACCGCGTATATGGATGAGGCGGCACGCTTCGAATGGCTTGTCGCGATGGACGCCGGGCGGCCCATCGCCACGGGGACCCCCGCCAGTTTGCGCACCCAGGCAGCCGCGCAGACGCTGGAGGAAGCATTCATCAACTTGCTGCCGGAGCCAAAGCGCCGCCAACATCACACTGTCGTGCTGCCACCGAGGCAACAATTAGCCACGGTTGAGTACGCGATCGAAGCGACCGATCTCACGCGCACCTTTGGTGATTTCGTCGCCGTCGACCAAGTCAATTTCCGCATTGAACGCGGAGAAATCTTCGGCTTTATCGGCTCCAATGGATGCGGCAAGTCGACGACAATGAAAATGCTCACCGGATTGTTGCCTGCCAGCAGCGGGAATGTCCGTGTATTTGGCAAGGAGCCCGACCCAAAGGACCTGCAAGGCCGGGCGCGCGTGGGCTACATGACCCAGGCGTTTTCCCTGTACACGGAACTGACGGTTCGCCAGAATCTCGAACTCCACGCAAAACTCTTTCGCGTGCCCGCCGCGATTCGCCCCGACAGAATCGCCGAAATAACATCGCGATTCGGCCTTGAATCCGATCTGGACAAACATCCGACAGAGCTTCCACTGGGCATACGCCAGCGCCTGTCGCTGGCCGTGGCCGTTATCCACAAGCCTGATCTGCTGATCCTGGACGAGCCCACCTCAGGGGTCGATCCCATTGCGCGCGATGTCTTCTGGCAGCACATGATCGACCTGGCTCGAACTGATGGCGTGACGATTTTTGTATCAACACACCTGATGAACGAGGCATCACGCTGCGATCGGGTGGCGCTCATGCATGCAGGGCGCGTTCTCGCCACCGGCGCCCCGCAAGCGCTCATTGCGCAGCGTGCTGTACCGTCGCTCGAACAAGCATTTGTTGCCTGGATCACCGAGGTCGAAGCAGCCGCAGAACGTCCGCCACCCGCTCCTACGCCGGTCTTCCCCTTGGGCCAGGCGTCAACGATACGCATGCGCCCTCGCTCGGCCTTTCGGCGCGCCGGCATACGCCTGTTGAGTTATAGCAGGCGCGAAGCGCTCGAGCTGCTACGCGATCCGCTGCGCGCAACCATGGCTCTGGCCGGGAGCGTGATCCTGCTTTTCATCATGGGGTATGGAATAAGCCTTGACGTCGAAAACCTGCGATATGCCGTCCTTGATCGCGACCAGACCGCCCTGAGCCACGAATACACACACAACCTGGCCGGCTCACGCTACTTCATCGAACATGCGCCGATCACGGATTATGGCCAGCTCGACCAACGCATGCGAAGCGGCGAACTGAGTCTTGCGATTGAAATTCCGCCAAACTTCGCCCGCGACATCCAGCGCGGTCAGCATGCGGAGATTGGCGCCTGGATCGACGCGGCCATGCCCACGCGCGCAGAGACGATTGATGGCTATATCCAAGCCTTGCACGCCGCATGGCTCGTCGAGTATGCCAAACGCGCACTCGGTCTGGCGCTTCCCAGTGGCGCAGCCGGAATTGAAACGCGATTTCGTTACAACCCCGACGTCAAAAGCCTCGTTGCAATGGTCCCCGCAGTGATTCCCCTGCTGCTTCTGATGATCCCTGCGATGCTCACGTCGCTGAGCGTCGTGCGGGAAAAAGAACTGGGGTCCATCATCAATTTCTATGTCACCCCAGTCAGCCGACTTGAATTTCTTCTCGGCAAGCAGCTTCCTTACATCGCACTGGCGATGTTCAACTTCCTGCTGCTATGGGCATTTGCGGTGGCGGTGTTCGGCGTGCCGTTCACGGGCAGCTTTGCCGCACTGTCAACCGCTGCGCTTCTGTATGTCACCACGGCGACCGCCATAGGTCTGCTGATGTCGACTTTCCTCAGGACGCAGATGGCCGCCATTTTGGGCACTGCCATCGGAACGATGCTGCCAGCGGCACAGTTTTCTGGAATGCTCAACCCGATATCCTCGCTGGAAGGTCCGGCAGCATGGGTTGGGCAGATCTATCCGACCACGCATTTTCTGACCATCAGCCGCGGCACATTCTCAAAGGCTCTCGGCTTCGCAGACATGGGCCCTGCGTTCACCCCGCTTGCCTTGGCCATACCGGTGCTCATTGCATTGAGCGTGGCGCTGCTCAGGAAACAGGAGCGGTAA
- a CDS encoding DNA polymerase Y family protein, which yields MLWAALLSPCLPDVSLPQREDRLREVATWALQFAPRVAIVEEAVFLEVQASLRLFGGWPALRNVVEEQASAFGVQSIAWAPTGLGALALAKAGIQHDDGEHLELAAQLNALPLETLSAVHAHAQTLSQLGCRNLGDVRNLPRGGLSRRFGQTLLCALDQAYGLRPEHYSWFELPESFSARIELMARVETAPALLFAARRLLLQLGGWLVARQCGVTTFTLRWTFDLLRPRDAGTGGELVIRTASPMRDVDHLTRLLGENLARLRLAAPVERLELLANEVQPYSPPNYTLVPDTQHDRQSLTLTLERIASRLGESRVLRPVLAEDARPEWAQRWQPASLPLARPCATTDGMPHPTFLLPKPLQLSMRNDRPVYQGELQLLLGPHRIEGGWWHRVEEGGQTTTRHVTRDYWVALSVHAGVVWVFQTRQAMDEPAWFLHGLFA from the coding sequence ATGCTGTGGGCCGCGTTGCTATCGCCCTGCCTTCCCGACGTCTCGTTGCCGCAGCGTGAGGACAGGCTGCGCGAGGTGGCGACCTGGGCGCTGCAATTCGCCCCGCGGGTCGCAATCGTCGAGGAAGCCGTCTTCCTCGAGGTGCAGGCCAGCCTGCGATTGTTCGGCGGCTGGCCAGCTCTACGCAATGTGGTGGAAGAGCAAGCGTCTGCGTTCGGTGTGCAATCGATTGCCTGGGCGCCAACCGGACTGGGTGCTTTGGCACTGGCCAAGGCTGGTATTCAGCATGATGATGGCGAGCACCTGGAGCTGGCCGCGCAACTGAATGCCCTGCCGCTGGAGACCTTGAGTGCGGTACACGCCCATGCCCAGACTTTGTCGCAGCTCGGCTGCCGCAACCTGGGTGATGTGCGAAATCTCCCGCGCGGCGGATTGAGCCGCCGGTTTGGCCAAACCTTGCTCTGTGCCCTCGACCAGGCTTATGGCCTGCGTCCAGAGCATTACTCTTGGTTCGAACTGCCCGAGTCTTTCTCCGCGCGGATAGAACTGATGGCGCGAGTCGAAACCGCACCTGCATTGCTGTTCGCTGCCCGGCGGCTACTTCTGCAACTTGGCGGTTGGCTTGTAGCGCGGCAGTGCGGAGTGACAACCTTCACCTTGCGCTGGACGTTCGATCTCCTGCGTCCCCGCGACGCAGGCACTGGAGGTGAACTGGTTATCCGTACCGCATCGCCGATGCGCGACGTCGATCATCTCACCCGACTGCTAGGCGAGAACCTTGCCAGGCTTCGACTGGCAGCCCCTGTGGAACGCCTTGAACTGCTGGCCAATGAAGTGCAACCATACTCGCCTCCCAATTACACGCTTGTGCCTGATACCCAGCACGACCGGCAGTCGCTCACCCTGACCCTCGAACGTATCGCCTCCCGGCTGGGCGAGAGCCGGGTCCTGCGCCCAGTACTGGCTGAGGATGCCCGCCCGGAGTGGGCACAACGCTGGCAGCCGGCATCTCTCCCTCTTGCCCGCCCGTGCGCGACCACCGATGGCATGCCACACCCCACCTTCTTGCTTCCCAAACCACTGCAACTGTCCATGCGCAATGACCGTCCGGTCTACCAGGGTGAGTTGCAGCTCCTTCTCGGTCCCCATCGCATTGAAGGCGGGTGGTGGCACCGAGTAGAAGAAGGCGGACAGACCACGACCCGACACGTGACTCGCGACTACTGGGTCGCCTTGAGCGTCCATGCAGGGGTCGTGTGGGTTTTCCAAACCCGGCAAGCAATGGATGAGCCGGCCTGGTTTCTGCATGGCCTGTTTGCCTGA
- the imuA gene encoding translesion DNA synthesis-associated protein ImuA has product MSAITRHLTQPLPSAVAAAIWRGSDVGQPFGQVIKSGWLTLDRELPGGGWPCGSLSELLSPQATVLEWRLLGTALSQVVAKGGSILLVGPPKMPYLPGLQHIGVEARHLVWVQAETSTERLWAAEQLIQADTQGAILIWLPQARPEQLRRLQSHAQGGRALLFAIRPEIARHEASPASLRVLARCGPDWALHVQILKRRGPAHAGELSLLSIPGGLRSVLTSRARKPSNLLPSHSGAAHAVGRVAIALPSRRLVAAA; this is encoded by the coding sequence ATGTCAGCCATTACACGTCACCTCACGCAACCCTTGCCATCAGCCGTTGCTGCCGCCATCTGGCGGGGTAGCGATGTCGGCCAACCCTTCGGTCAGGTCATCAAAAGCGGGTGGCTCACGCTCGACCGCGAATTGCCCGGCGGTGGCTGGCCCTGTGGAAGTCTGAGCGAGTTGTTAAGCCCCCAAGCCACTGTGCTCGAATGGCGTCTTCTCGGAACCGCACTGAGTCAAGTGGTCGCCAAAGGCGGATCCATCCTGCTGGTCGGGCCACCCAAGATGCCGTACCTTCCAGGACTGCAGCACATCGGTGTGGAGGCGCGGCACCTGGTATGGGTGCAAGCTGAGACTTCAACCGAGCGGCTGTGGGCTGCCGAGCAGCTGATTCAGGCTGATACTCAAGGGGCGATCCTCATTTGGCTTCCCCAGGCCCGACCCGAGCAGCTGCGACGGCTACAGAGCCATGCCCAAGGAGGTCGCGCCCTCCTTTTTGCCATCCGTCCTGAGATTGCACGGCATGAAGCATCTCCGGCTTCGCTGCGGGTTCTGGCACGGTGCGGGCCGGACTGGGCGTTGCACGTTCAGATCCTCAAGCGACGGGGTCCAGCGCATGCTGGCGAACTGTCTCTGCTCTCGATTCCCGGGGGGCTGCGTTCCGTGCTCACTTCACGGGCTCGCAAACCCTCAAACTTGTTGCCATCACATTCTGGAGCCGCCCATGCTGTGGGCCGCGTTGCTATCGCCCTGCCTTCCCGACGTCTCGTTGCCGCAGCGTGA